The following are from one region of the Acidobacteriota bacterium genome:
- a CDS encoding PAS domain S-box protein, which produces MLDLSHAAFQGSDASQVIQLFCRSAREFFRASGVYFWRRSPEGGLVGAEADGYGAERFRNMRLQPGDASIAMEAVQYRRTVFVNDMDMARYPSLAEYQARAVLASPLLVSGEIIGAVAFLHDTSEIRFDDDAAAKATILAAQLGTALEAHRLNLVSQEEHRRTMILAELATSLHGLPDTSAVLEGVADRLRVLLHSPAVLVFVHQEGLFRLQAVSAEMASLAHAIRARDQENNLQSAIEVANRAATAGERITISIDGVSHLGEGGASGELIASPFRTSRSQGAILVYPRTASPFTNEEMMLVTALAGFGAVAIANAELYVMARAQAQELHQILEISVELGAAGKLAQFMETFVTRASSFLGFRRCFIGVLEGDSFRIRWGAEDGRTRPVEIVLPEGVATRTLRNKQVFLTEDASLVPGANFEFVSTFKIRQLLAVPLLGSTGEVLGMFGMLDRVQRGHIPEEDVRRAQALAAQAAIAFELTANLHQSEQHRRRAESLVALALELNTVLHLPEFRRNFARRAVDLLGGRAVALSLFQGATQETVLLQGASEVEDKSLLRRFNLAIGGALSSNESDVVFRSAGDLLGASLASSLGWADCTLVRLAGSSGELIGVLCLADRGVTPTAEDQQLLRAVASHASIALENACLFTRMEQANRHWVEVFDAISDFIVVHDESHVILRVNRSLADFVGIAPEQLIGVSMSALEALPLSSSRACPFCRTGDGIDEYVHNIQDRTYLIATSRIHAAASAQMQTVHVLKDITDRREAEQRYRELFDNIQEGIYFSTPEGRFVEVNDAMVRILGYSSREELLQVDIPSAIYFYPERRKEISTTLVVDGRMYNHEEILRRKDGSPVHVLINCFSVRDERGIIQQYRGLLLDVSGLRHSQTELQRERDFSSKILSHTQSLILVTDTLGTISYANRRWGGLGFEQAQLLGHSFTELTAPARQSALCEALASVSRGQQVDNFEMQLLRGDGQLGQFSVNLSPISGDDGRVSSIVVVMTDVTDSAMLQSKLIHTEKMAAVGQLVSGVAHEVNNPLTAILGFADLLVERTDLPDSARRDLRVILQEAQRTKQIVQNLLSFARQMPAQRRHVQLNAILRRTLQLRAYDFLSHGVEILEQLDESLPEVVGDAQQLQQVFLNIMNNAHDAVRETGRPPRIEIMSTRNGQQVEVSFRDNGPGIANPDRIFDPFFTTKEVGKGTGLGLSICYGIVREHGGEIVCHNNPDSDGATFVVRLSAAPEAASFGAVAGVQPK; this is translated from the coding sequence TTGCTAGATCTGTCTCATGCTGCGTTTCAGGGAAGCGATGCCAGTCAAGTAATTCAGCTGTTTTGCCGATCGGCACGCGAGTTCTTTCGCGCGAGCGGAGTGTATTTTTGGCGCCGTTCTCCGGAAGGTGGACTGGTTGGAGCGGAAGCGGACGGGTACGGGGCAGAACGCTTTCGGAATATGCGTTTGCAGCCGGGGGATGCATCGATTGCCATGGAAGCGGTGCAGTATCGGCGGACCGTTTTCGTCAACGACATGGATATGGCGCGTTATCCAAGTCTCGCCGAATATCAGGCGCGAGCAGTGTTGGCTTCGCCGCTGCTGGTTTCGGGAGAGATCATTGGAGCGGTTGCGTTTCTCCATGACACGTCCGAGATCCGTTTCGATGACGACGCGGCCGCGAAGGCCACGATTCTGGCGGCTCAGTTGGGGACCGCCCTGGAAGCTCATCGCCTGAACCTGGTATCTCAGGAAGAACATCGCCGCACCATGATCCTGGCGGAACTCGCGACCTCCCTCCATGGGTTGCCGGACACATCCGCAGTACTGGAAGGTGTCGCCGACCGGTTGCGCGTCTTGCTGCACTCTCCAGCGGTCCTCGTCTTCGTGCATCAGGAAGGATTGTTCCGGTTGCAGGCCGTCTCCGCCGAGATGGCGTCGTTGGCGCACGCGATTCGGGCTCGCGATCAGGAGAACAATTTGCAGTCGGCGATCGAAGTCGCGAACCGGGCTGCCACAGCCGGAGAGCGGATCACGATCAGTATCGATGGAGTGTCCCATCTGGGAGAGGGTGGAGCGTCGGGCGAGCTGATCGCTTCTCCGTTTCGGACTTCCCGCTCCCAGGGAGCGATTCTGGTATATCCGCGGACCGCCTCTCCTTTTACCAACGAAGAGATGATGCTGGTGACTGCGCTGGCGGGATTTGGCGCGGTTGCAATTGCGAATGCCGAACTGTATGTCATGGCTCGCGCGCAGGCGCAGGAACTGCATCAGATCCTGGAGATTTCAGTAGAACTCGGTGCCGCCGGCAAACTCGCCCAGTTCATGGAAACATTTGTCACCCGGGCGTCGAGCTTTCTCGGATTCCGGCGTTGTTTCATCGGTGTGCTCGAAGGCGATAGCTTCCGCATTCGCTGGGGAGCCGAGGATGGGCGGACGCGCCCGGTGGAAATTGTGCTTCCGGAAGGTGTGGCCACGCGCACGCTTCGTAACAAGCAGGTGTTTCTCACGGAAGACGCATCGCTGGTTCCGGGCGCAAATTTCGAGTTTGTCAGTACTTTCAAAATTCGCCAACTCCTGGCCGTGCCGCTGCTGGGGTCAACCGGCGAGGTGCTGGGAATGTTTGGCATGCTTGATCGCGTGCAGCGCGGGCATATCCCGGAAGAAGATGTACGCCGTGCGCAGGCACTGGCAGCCCAAGCCGCGATCGCATTTGAACTGACTGCGAATCTGCACCAGTCAGAGCAGCACCGCCGCCGCGCAGAATCGCTGGTTGCGCTCGCGCTGGAACTGAATACCGTACTGCATTTGCCGGAGTTTCGGCGTAATTTCGCGCGTCGCGCGGTCGACCTTCTGGGCGGTCGCGCGGTCGCTCTCAGCCTGTTTCAAGGTGCAACGCAGGAGACCGTGCTGCTGCAAGGCGCCTCCGAGGTCGAGGATAAGTCTCTGTTGCGCCGCTTTAACCTGGCGATCGGCGGCGCGCTCTCCAGCAACGAAAGTGATGTCGTCTTCCGGTCGGCGGGCGATCTGCTCGGCGCCTCGCTCGCTTCCAGTCTGGGATGGGCCGATTGCACGCTGGTGCGTCTGGCAGGATCTTCCGGAGAACTGATCGGCGTCTTGTGTCTGGCGGACCGGGGCGTAACGCCGACGGCAGAAGATCAACAGTTGCTGCGCGCGGTTGCCAGCCATGCCAGCATCGCGCTGGAAAATGCCTGTCTGTTTACCCGCATGGAACAGGCCAACCGCCACTGGGTAGAAGTCTTCGACGCGATCAGCGACTTTATCGTTGTGCACGACGAATCGCATGTCATCTTGCGAGTGAATCGATCGCTGGCGGACTTCGTCGGGATCGCGCCCGAACAACTCATCGGCGTCAGCATGAGCGCCCTCGAAGCGCTCCCCCTGAGCAGTTCCCGTGCGTGTCCGTTCTGCCGGACCGGCGACGGTATTGATGAGTACGTGCACAATATTCAGGACCGCACGTATCTGATCGCGACCTCGCGCATTCATGCCGCCGCCAGTGCACAGATGCAGACCGTGCACGTATTGAAGGACATCACGGACCGGCGCGAGGCCGAGCAGCGCTATCGCGAACTGTTCGACAATATCCAGGAAGGGATTTACTTCTCCACTCCCGAGGGCCGCTTCGTGGAGGTGAACGACGCGATGGTCCGCATTCTCGGCTACAGCAGCCGGGAGGAGTTGCTGCAAGTCGACATTCCCAGCGCGATTTACTTCTATCCGGAGCGGCGTAAGGAAATATCCACGACCCTGGTGGTTGACGGCAGGATGTACAACCACGAAGAAATCCTGCGCCGAAAAGATGGATCGCCGGTGCACGTCCTTATCAATTGCTTTTCGGTGCGGGATGAGCGCGGCATCATCCAACAATATCGAGGATTGCTGCTCGACGTCAGTGGCCTGCGCCATTCACAAACCGAATTGCAGCGCGAGCGCGATTTTTCCAGCAAGATCCTCAGCCACACCCAGAGCCTGATTCTCGTGACCGACACACTGGGGACGATCAGTTACGCCAATCGACGCTGGGGCGGACTCGGATTCGAGCAGGCCCAGCTTCTGGGGCATTCCTTCACCGAACTCACTGCGCCGGCGCGGCAATCCGCATTGTGTGAAGCGTTGGCCTCCGTGTCGCGGGGCCAGCAGGTGGACAACTTCGAAATGCAACTGCTCCGCGGGGATGGACAGCTCGGCCAATTTTCCGTGAATCTGAGTCCCATCAGTGGCGACGACGGCCGTGTCAGCAGCATTGTGGTCGTCATGACCGATGTGACCGATTCCGCCATGTTGCAATCGAAGCTGATCCACACCGAAAAAATGGCGGCGGTTGGGCAACTGGTATCCGGCGTCGCGCACGAAGTGAACAATCCCCTGACGGCGATCCTGGGTTTTGCCGATCTGCTGGTCGAACGTACCGACCTGCCGGACAGCGCACGCCGCGATCTGCGGGTGATTTTGCAGGAAGCGCAGCGCACCAAACAAATTGTCCAGAACCTGCTCAGCTTTGCCCGCCAGATGCCGGCGCAACGGCGGCATGTGCAGTTGAATGCAATCCTGCGCCGCACACTCCAGTTACGGGCGTATGACTTCCTGTCGCATGGCGTTGAGATTCTCGAGCAACTCGACGAATCGTTGCCGGAAGTAGTTGGCGATGCGCAGCAGTTGCAGCAGGTATTCCTCAATATTATGAACAACGCGCACGATGCGGTCCGCGAAACCGGCCGTCCGCCGCGCATCGAGATCATGAGCACGCGGAATGGGCAGCAGGTGGAAGTATCGTTCCGGGATAACGGTCCCGGAATTGCCAATCCCGATCGAATCTTTGATCCGTTCTTTACGACGAAAGAAGTAGGGAAGGGAACGGGCCTCGGCCTGAGCATTTGTTACGGAATCGTCCGCGAACATGGCGGCGAAATCGTGTGTCACAACAATCCGGACTCTGACGGAGCGACCTTTGTGGTGCGCCTGTCGGCGGCGCCGGAAGCGGCTAGCTTTGGAGCTGTGGCTGGAGTTCAACCCAAATGA
- a CDS encoding response regulator, with translation MTHTGTKPASAPVLLIEDEPAVMAYVCAALERSGYQVVTAASGAEALRMLAHGDFQGIVSDMRTPGGVDGAQVHEWLAGHRPELAGKVVFITGDIANEETVAVLQKTGAPCVEKPFRVQQFISVVERTMGRAS, from the coding sequence ATGACCCATACAGGAACCAAACCCGCGTCCGCGCCGGTGCTTCTCATAGAAGACGAGCCGGCAGTCATGGCCTACGTCTGTGCCGCCCTCGAACGCAGCGGCTATCAGGTGGTCACGGCTGCTTCCGGCGCAGAGGCGCTGCGGATGCTGGCTCATGGCGATTTCCAGGGAATCGTGTCGGACATGCGGACACCGGGTGGCGTAGACGGCGCTCAGGTCCACGAGTGGCTCGCGGGCCACAGGCCGGAATTGGCCGGTAAAGTGGTGTTCATTACCGGTGACATTGCCAACGAAGAAACCGTCGCTGTTCTGCAAAAGACGGGCGCGCCGTGCGTGGAAAAACCGTTTCGAGTCCAGCAATTTATTTCCGTGGTCGAGAGGACGATGGGTCGCGCGTCATGA
- a CDS encoding sigma-54-dependent Fis family transcriptional regulator codes for MSEQYRVRLLVVDDEQSIRKLCMTVGESLGFVCSEAESGEAALALLEEQPAHMVLTDMVMPRMSGLEFLEQVKRMLPRTEVALMTGHGSIETAVQAMKLGAYDYISKPFAPLDELRLFLRRMADKVRLEEENQYLRDRSETETAVHGIIGNSVGIQHVLRLISRLKDTRTPVLISGESGTGKELVARALHYRGSLASRPFVAVDCGSLVPTLIESELFGYEKGAFTGALRSKQGLLQSADTGTIFLDEIGELPLEMQAKLLRFLQEKEVRPVGSNEKVKVDVRIMAATNRDLEVEYKKGTFRKDLYFRLNVVTIHLPPLRERRSDIPILANWFLERLAPGRNASVSGAAMKALLAYDWPGNVRELENCLERAVALGDQQRIDLNDLPPTIAHAEELGIAPEKPARFDISASGDPTTDLEDIERATIERVFVQVNGDKALAGKMLGISRATLYRKLKRYNIGLREEEAGTQTLQ; via the coding sequence ATGAGTGAGCAGTACCGAGTCCGATTGCTCGTGGTGGACGACGAGCAGAGCATCCGCAAACTCTGCATGACCGTCGGCGAGTCGCTGGGTTTTGTCTGCAGCGAAGCCGAGAGCGGAGAAGCCGCGCTCGCCCTGCTTGAAGAGCAGCCCGCCCACATGGTCCTCACCGACATGGTGATGCCGAGAATGTCGGGACTCGAATTTCTCGAACAAGTGAAGCGCATGCTGCCGCGCACCGAAGTGGCTTTGATGACCGGGCACGGATCGATTGAAACCGCCGTGCAGGCGATGAAACTGGGCGCCTACGATTACATCTCCAAGCCTTTTGCGCCGCTCGATGAACTACGTCTCTTCCTGCGCCGCATGGCCGACAAAGTAAGGCTGGAAGAAGAGAACCAGTATCTGCGCGATCGCTCGGAAACTGAAACCGCCGTGCATGGCATTATTGGGAATTCCGTTGGCATCCAGCATGTGCTGCGACTGATCTCGCGACTCAAGGACACGCGCACGCCTGTTTTGATTTCCGGCGAGAGTGGAACAGGGAAAGAGCTGGTCGCGCGCGCGTTGCACTATCGTGGAAGCCTGGCGAGCCGTCCATTTGTTGCGGTCGATTGCGGATCGCTGGTCCCCACCTTGATCGAAAGCGAATTGTTCGGATACGAAAAAGGCGCGTTCACTGGCGCGTTGCGATCGAAGCAAGGGCTACTTCAGTCCGCCGACACCGGTACCATCTTCCTCGATGAAATTGGAGAGCTTCCGCTGGAGATGCAGGCGAAGCTGTTGCGCTTCCTGCAAGAAAAGGAAGTGCGCCCAGTCGGCAGCAACGAGAAAGTCAAAGTGGACGTTCGCATCATGGCCGCCACCAATCGCGACCTGGAAGTGGAATACAAGAAGGGGACTTTCCGCAAAGATCTCTATTTCCGGTTGAATGTCGTGACGATTCATCTGCCTCCGTTGCGCGAGCGCCGCTCCGACATTCCCATTCTCGCGAACTGGTTCCTGGAGCGCCTCGCGCCCGGACGCAATGCCTCTGTCAGCGGCGCCGCGATGAAAGCACTGCTTGCGTATGACTGGCCCGGCAATGTCCGCGAACTGGAGAATTGCCTGGAAAGAGCAGTCGCACTCGGAGACCAGCAGCGCATCGACCTCAACGACTTGCCGCCCACGATCGCCCACGCCGAAGAATTGGGGATCGCTCCCGAGAAGCCCGCACGCTTTGATATCTCTGCATCCGGAGATCCCACTACCGATCTCGAAGACATCGAGCGCGCGACCATCGAGCGCGTCTTCGTGCAAGTCAACGGCGACAAAGCCCTCGCCGGAAAAATGCTCGGCATCAGCCGCGCTACGCTCTACCGCAAACTCAAGAGATATAACATCGGGTTGCGAGAAGAAGAAGCGGGGACGCAGACGCTGCAGTAA
- a CDS encoding serine/threonine protein kinase: MTQLSDRVVAKLQAGMLAPDLTGTRYDAIRYLARGGMGSVWLVEDKLLHRHVALKVLDSVATADDLAVRLLQEARILAGLEHPGIVPVHDAGTLADGRAFYCMKYVVGETLAQHVVGMSLPDRLRLLERIAEPVDFAHARGFIHRDLKPDNIMIGAFGEVLVMDWGLARVGAADPDQRNEIAVTQESSSASSHVTGEGSVLGTPGYMSPEQSRGELTVDYRTDIFSLGAVLQFLARKPGPPNSLPEESSVPRRLQAICEKAMAADPNTRYQSAREMTADVLHYLGGEPVSAYPESLLERAGRTYARHSTAVILVAVYLLMRLLFILLARR; this comes from the coding sequence GTGACACAACTTTCTGACAGAGTCGTCGCCAAGCTGCAGGCCGGCATGCTGGCTCCTGATCTGACTGGGACTCGCTATGACGCCATCCGCTATCTGGCGCGCGGAGGGATGGGAAGCGTCTGGCTGGTCGAAGACAAGTTGCTGCATCGTCACGTCGCGCTCAAGGTGCTGGACTCGGTGGCGACAGCTGACGATCTCGCCGTGCGACTGCTGCAGGAAGCTCGCATCCTGGCCGGCCTGGAACATCCGGGGATTGTTCCCGTGCATGATGCCGGCACGCTGGCAGATGGACGCGCGTTTTATTGCATGAAGTACGTGGTTGGCGAGACGTTGGCGCAGCACGTCGTGGGAATGAGCCTGCCAGACCGGCTGCGGCTGCTGGAACGCATCGCGGAACCGGTCGACTTTGCGCATGCGCGCGGCTTCATCCATCGCGACCTGAAGCCTGACAACATCATGATTGGCGCGTTTGGCGAAGTGCTGGTCATGGACTGGGGACTGGCTAGAGTGGGCGCCGCTGACCCAGACCAGCGAAATGAAATTGCTGTGACGCAAGAATCGTCGAGCGCCTCTTCCCACGTTACCGGAGAGGGCAGCGTCCTTGGAACTCCCGGCTACATGTCACCGGAACAGTCGCGCGGTGAACTCACCGTCGACTATCGGACGGATATTTTTTCGCTGGGAGCGGTCTTACAATTCCTCGCCAGGAAGCCGGGCCCGCCAAATTCACTACCGGAAGAAAGCAGCGTCCCTCGGAGGCTGCAGGCCATCTGCGAAAAAGCTATGGCGGCGGATCCAAATACGCGCTACCAGTCCGCCCGCGAAATGACCGCTGACGTCCTGCACTATTTAGGCGGTGAGCCCGTCAGCGCCTACCCAGAGAGCCTGCTCGAACGCGCAGGCAGGACCTACGCGCGGCATAGTACGGCGGTAATCCTGGTTGCCGTCTACCTCCTGATGCGACTTCTTTTTATTTTATTGGCGCGGCGTTAA
- a CDS encoding sigma-70 family RNA polymerase sigma factor, with protein sequence MNPQGESFPLTRHSVLLAARSDDPAERSRAIDVITAAYWKPVYKYARMKWTLAAEDAADFTQDFFTRLLEKEFLDSYDSSKGRLRTFLRTCADRQFMNHLRDSNRQKRGAGSEHCALDFDEAERELATVAHTESPEDYFDKEWVRSLFSLGLQRLRGHCENAGKTIQFQLFERYDLDESDPKPSYGQLAEEFGLATTDVTNYLAFARREFRRCVLDQLREMTATEEEFRREAQALLGVEIK encoded by the coding sequence GTGAACCCACAAGGCGAAAGCTTCCCACTGACGCGTCATTCCGTGCTTCTCGCTGCGCGGAGCGATGATCCTGCCGAACGCTCGCGGGCGATCGACGTCATCACGGCCGCCTACTGGAAACCGGTCTACAAATACGCGCGCATGAAGTGGACGCTCGCCGCCGAAGATGCCGCGGATTTCACGCAAGATTTCTTTACCCGCCTGCTGGAAAAAGAATTCCTTGATTCGTACGACAGCAGCAAAGGACGCCTGCGTACCTTCCTACGAACCTGCGCGGACCGGCAGTTCATGAATCATCTGCGTGATTCCAACCGGCAGAAGCGGGGCGCGGGAAGTGAGCATTGCGCGCTCGATTTCGATGAGGCCGAGCGGGAGCTTGCGACCGTCGCGCACACTGAATCTCCCGAGGATTACTTTGACAAGGAGTGGGTACGGAGCCTGTTTTCACTCGGCCTGCAAAGGCTGAGAGGCCACTGCGAGAACGCAGGCAAGACGATCCAATTCCAGTTGTTCGAGCGTTACGACCTCGATGAGTCGGACCCCAAGCCGTCGTACGGTCAACTAGCTGAGGAATTCGGCCTCGCCACCACGGATGTCACGAACTACCTGGCATTTGCCCGGCGCGAATTTCGGCGCTGCGTGCTCGATCAATTGCGGGAAATGACCGCCACCGAAGAAGAATTTCGCCGCGAAGCGCAGGCGCTGCTGGGAGTAGAAATCAAGTGA
- a CDS encoding HAMP domain-containing histidine kinase, with amino-acid sequence MLKKFYPSPSLLASDLGSFQRQETIFVVINLILLLVLVFLHHLFASFWGPPSRSLLIAIGFVFSLGVLELFWLQRLSKPLPTSFLSVLTWSSIVVNLALAILLSGLTNHEDSPYFVLMVVPILEAAFRFELATALVVSTIADLSLFFWVWLYFERNPPLEVGEYFEAGTTSVMFIMVAVVVSLLVRGLRERETSLATNLLELQRTRERLLQQERLAAVGRLSSAIAHEIRNPVAMISSSIATAKQLSGTEREEMFDIASEEASRLVRLTTDFLSYARPRPPQPTTTSVADTLSYVVAACRAHTSQRGAQIQANAPPDLAIEVDAGQVQQALINLIMNAVDDATPGSTILLNAHRHNQEICIDVENSGEPIREEALARIFEPFFTTKRHGTGLGLAIARGIALAHGGDLALTANGPQRICFSLILPVSEQAAAKLETIHG; translated from the coding sequence GTGCTCAAGAAATTCTATCCCTCTCCGTCGTTACTCGCCTCGGACCTGGGTTCATTCCAGCGTCAGGAAACAATCTTCGTCGTTATTAACCTCATTCTGCTGTTGGTCCTGGTGTTTCTGCATCACTTGTTCGCCTCGTTCTGGGGACCACCATCACGATCGTTGCTGATCGCGATCGGGTTTGTTTTCAGCTTGGGAGTGTTGGAGCTTTTCTGGCTCCAGCGGCTCTCGAAGCCGCTCCCGACGAGCTTTCTGTCGGTGCTGACGTGGTCGTCAATCGTCGTAAATCTGGCTCTCGCGATCCTTCTTTCTGGACTAACCAATCATGAAGACAGCCCATACTTTGTCCTGATGGTGGTCCCAATTCTCGAAGCTGCTTTCCGTTTCGAGCTGGCGACCGCACTGGTGGTCTCGACCATCGCCGACCTCTCGCTTTTCTTTTGGGTCTGGCTCTACTTTGAACGGAATCCGCCTCTCGAAGTAGGAGAGTACTTCGAAGCTGGAACAACGTCCGTGATGTTCATCATGGTGGCGGTCGTGGTTTCACTGTTGGTCCGCGGCCTGCGCGAGCGGGAGACGAGTCTGGCCACCAACTTGCTTGAATTGCAGCGAACCCGGGAACGGCTGCTGCAACAGGAAAGGCTGGCGGCGGTAGGCCGCTTATCGAGTGCGATCGCGCACGAGATTCGCAATCCGGTGGCCATGATTTCCAGTTCCATTGCAACTGCAAAACAGCTTTCTGGAACCGAACGGGAAGAGATGTTCGACATTGCGTCGGAGGAGGCGTCCAGGCTCGTGCGATTAACTACAGACTTTCTCAGCTACGCGCGACCCCGTCCACCACAACCGACAACCACTTCGGTGGCCGACACTCTGTCGTACGTGGTCGCTGCCTGTCGGGCTCATACCAGCCAGAGGGGTGCGCAGATCCAGGCCAACGCTCCGCCGGATTTGGCGATAGAAGTCGATGCTGGGCAAGTACAACAGGCGCTCATCAATCTGATTATGAATGCAGTTGACGACGCGACGCCGGGCAGCACCATCCTGCTGAACGCACATCGCCACAATCAGGAAATCTGCATCGATGTGGAGAATTCCGGTGAGCCGATTCGCGAAGAAGCATTAGCTCGTATTTTTGAACCGTTCTTTACCACCAAGCGCCACGGCACCGGGCTGGGACTTGCAATTGCGCGTGGTATTGCGCTCGCCCATGGCGGAGATCTTGCTCTCACGGCCAATGGCCCGCAACGAATTTGTTTCTCTTTGATCTTGCCTGTGTCCGAACAGGCGGCCGCAAAATTGGAGACCATACATGGGTAG
- a CDS encoding sigma-54-dependent Fis family transcriptional regulator gives MGRILLVDDEPSMRRILASNLRQDQHEILEAEGVQDAQRCLAVNDFDVVITDQRMPDGEGLTVLASAHETDRTISVILLTAVATIEMAVESMRQGAFDFLTKPFQPEVVRATVRRACERTCLLRENVLLKDTVVRLEGASEIYGESEQMQNVRERIARVAPTTATVLITGETGTGKELVALAIHRNSPRSKKPFVAVNCAAFTETLLESELFGHEKGAFTGADQARQGLFEAAHEGTLFLDEAGEMSSAAQAKLLRILTDGQLLRVGSTRPRKVDVRVLVATHRNLEQRVREGLFREDLFYRLAVVPIHLPPLRERQGDIGGLVDIFCRQLSVELKMPRRRLTPDALQRLQQYRFPGNLRELKNLLERAYILNNRLEIGVEDLPVAQSTEVALAGGDGAKTFVPVLATSLPQSFDLTALLEQSEKELILQTLSGANGVQAEAARRMGLSRSALAYKLTKYGIRATE, from the coding sequence ATGGGTAGGATCCTTCTGGTGGATGACGAACCGAGCATGCGCCGCATTCTCGCGTCGAACCTCCGCCAGGACCAGCACGAAATCCTGGAAGCTGAAGGAGTGCAGGACGCGCAGCGGTGTCTCGCGGTCAATGATTTTGATGTAGTCATCACCGACCAGCGCATGCCAGACGGAGAAGGCCTGACTGTCCTCGCGTCCGCGCACGAAACCGATAGGACGATCTCCGTGATTCTTCTCACGGCTGTTGCCACGATCGAAATGGCAGTTGAAAGCATGCGCCAGGGAGCGTTCGACTTTCTTACCAAACCGTTTCAGCCTGAAGTTGTTCGTGCAACCGTGCGGCGAGCCTGCGAACGAACTTGCCTGCTGCGTGAAAACGTCCTCCTGAAAGATACTGTCGTTCGCCTGGAAGGCGCGTCCGAGATCTACGGCGAGAGCGAGCAGATGCAGAATGTGCGGGAACGAATCGCACGCGTCGCCCCCACGACCGCAACGGTTCTCATTACCGGGGAAACTGGTACCGGCAAGGAGCTGGTCGCTCTCGCAATTCACCGTAATAGCCCGCGATCGAAGAAGCCTTTTGTCGCAGTGAACTGCGCGGCCTTTACTGAGACGCTTCTGGAGAGTGAACTCTTCGGACACGAGAAAGGAGCCTTCACCGGGGCCGATCAGGCTCGCCAGGGGCTCTTTGAAGCGGCTCACGAAGGCACGCTGTTTCTCGATGAAGCGGGAGAAATGTCGTCCGCCGCGCAAGCGAAATTGCTGCGTATCCTGACAGATGGGCAATTGCTTCGCGTGGGCTCGACGCGGCCGCGCAAAGTGGACGTCCGCGTACTGGTCGCCACCCATCGGAATCTCGAACAGCGAGTGCGCGAAGGATTGTTCCGCGAAGACCTGTTTTATCGGTTGGCGGTGGTGCCGATTCACCTTCCCCCGCTGCGGGAACGGCAGGGAGACATTGGCGGACTCGTGGACATTTTCTGCCGTCAGCTTTCCGTGGAATTGAAGATGCCGCGCCGACGACTCACTCCTGACGCCCTGCAGCGCCTGCAACAATATCGGTTTCCGGGAAATCTTCGCGAGCTCAAGAACCTCCTAGAGCGCGCTTACATCTTGAATAACAGACTTGAGATTGGAGTCGAAGACCTGCCGGTAGCGCAGTCCACGGAAGTTGCACTTGCCGGTGGCGATGGAGCCAAGACCTTCGTGCCGGTGCTCGCAACCTCACTGCCGCAGTCCTTCGACCTGACGGCGCTGCTCGAGCAATCCGAGAAAGAACTGATCCTGCAAACGCTCTCTGGCGCGAACGGAGTGCAAGCCGAGGCTGCGCGCCGCATGGGGCTCTCGCGCAGCGCGCTCGCCTACAAACTCACCAAGTACGGAATCCGCGCGACCGAGTAA